The following proteins are encoded in a genomic region of Desulfosporosinus youngiae DSM 17734:
- a CDS encoding AAA family ATPase, with translation MRPIYLRIAGLNSFREAQEIDFAKLCETGVFGIFGSTGSGKSTILDAITLALYGTVERAANNTQGILNHAEVQLSVEYTFSLAEGDQRTTYRAERAYRRSGERTVKASTCRFVKIVDEVETVLASKADEMTKQIEAVLGLNVQDFTRAVVLPQGKFAEFLTIKPKDRRLMLERLFSLEAYGRELTARLTEMMENTRFNLNGVEQRQQGLGDASAERVKEAEANLKSIAAKSEEISKELYNLNIQYDEAKMIWSLQEQLQHLKHEEAGLMLQNPNITKLEERLGLAGRAESIRSLLEEITVSEQRFKEARDQAEDSDKQLIAAKLDKETAEGKWFAANQKRQETEPFCLRRLEQLEQAKELESEIQARQGRLNEARLKYSVLDRTRKELEQTIKVASDRKAEIQKQQQDVKNHINQITVDPAQRRRVNESAQTLEGYEMVAKQVEGLQKDLDRNLSEIEERQLELQMAQGDVHTAQRIVRQLKETLMGTHQDPPIQEEILSQQAQGLERDRHKIANIERAEQEELEEQERLHIILEGCRKSEADIEIKQKAMDKISKAVSDLTLFVERKTAEVEELKRENLAGLLVENLVEGETCPVCGSIHHPKPAQRLENERMDKARIELERASIELRNGERESAEAKTALAVAKVQMSSQKELMQKQTDLVAAKGRAVVAYREELTEADRNKNLHTLKAELIEQENKLANQRRVLNLWRTDQEKWNRQLEDAQQKLAEAEKMLHKTGAQIATLEGVGKELRNRLNQLLDDKKQRKDVLDNLRGEIGINDIVILQKQYANWDELLSALNQKLTGFEKELRKEDEALEGFAREKTNCELELQNLKTVGTEAARDLEELQKKWDTLTEGKPANERIEQVKHDLSLVTGTEEAFKQAYEQAKEVCKQAEQTQAVSYKTLELTQEGFKIAQRKLDLGLQTAKFATAAAAQSALCEGSERLKMEQTISSYRQNVLVNKQKRDDVEEILNGRCLLPEEWLAWPVRLKKLQEAHTEVSEQRGAGQQRLEKLKAAHEEWMRLECERSSLNHHQNLLKTLQTVFKGSAFVEFIAQEQLTNVSLHASERLKQLTNQRYALEVDAEGGFIMRDDANGGVRRPVSSLSGGETFLTALALALALSTQIQLRGESPLEFFFLDEGFGTLDANLLENVMNTLEKLRLQNLTIGIISHVPELKNRLSRRLILTPAQDGGSGSKVRLEMA, from the coding sequence TTCGACTTGTCGATTTGTTAAAATAGTTGATGAAGTTGAAACGGTCTTGGCCTCCAAGGCCGATGAGATGACTAAACAAATCGAAGCGGTGTTAGGTCTTAATGTTCAGGATTTTACGCGAGCCGTGGTTCTTCCTCAGGGTAAATTTGCAGAGTTTCTTACAATTAAACCTAAGGATAGACGGCTAATGTTAGAACGGCTATTTTCCCTTGAAGCCTATGGAAGGGAACTAACAGCTCGTCTTACAGAAATGATGGAGAATACCAGATTCAACCTAAACGGTGTAGAACAAAGGCAACAGGGTTTGGGAGATGCGTCGGCAGAGCGGGTTAAAGAAGCAGAGGCTAATTTAAAAAGTATTGCTGCAAAGTCTGAAGAGATTTCCAAAGAGTTATATAATTTAAACATCCAGTATGACGAAGCAAAGATGATCTGGAGTCTTCAAGAGCAGCTGCAGCACCTTAAGCACGAAGAGGCCGGGCTGATGCTGCAAAATCCAAACATTACTAAACTTGAGGAACGCTTAGGCCTAGCTGGACGTGCAGAATCAATTCGGTCACTCCTGGAGGAAATAACAGTATCAGAACAGCGATTTAAAGAGGCCAGAGATCAGGCCGAAGACTCAGATAAGCAGCTTATTGCGGCCAAGCTCGATAAGGAAACTGCCGAAGGTAAATGGTTTGCCGCAAATCAAAAACGGCAAGAGACCGAACCTTTCTGTCTGCGCAGATTAGAACAACTTGAGCAAGCCAAAGAACTGGAAAGTGAGATTCAAGCACGGCAAGGACGCTTAAATGAAGCACGTCTCAAATACAGCGTGCTTGACCGAACTCGGAAGGAATTAGAGCAAACGATTAAAGTCGCTAGCGATAGAAAAGCAGAGATTCAAAAACAGCAACAAGATGTAAAGAATCATATTAACCAAATTACAGTCGATCCTGCCCAAAGGAGGCGGGTTAATGAGTCTGCCCAAACCTTAGAAGGGTATGAGATGGTCGCTAAGCAAGTGGAGGGCTTGCAAAAGGACTTGGACAGAAATTTATCTGAAATTGAAGAGCGGCAATTAGAATTGCAGATGGCTCAAGGGGATGTTCATACTGCGCAGAGGATAGTAAGGCAACTGAAAGAGACCTTGATGGGGACGCACCAAGACCCACCCATTCAGGAGGAAATCTTAAGTCAACAAGCTCAAGGATTGGAACGTGATCGGCATAAGATCGCTAATATTGAGCGTGCTGAGCAGGAAGAACTCGAAGAACAAGAGCGGTTGCACATAATCTTGGAGGGCTGCCGAAAATCAGAAGCTGATATAGAAATTAAGCAAAAGGCCATGGATAAGATTTCGAAAGCTGTTAGCGATTTAACATTATTTGTTGAGAGAAAAACGGCTGAAGTGGAAGAGCTAAAGCGAGAAAACCTTGCTGGGTTACTGGTTGAAAACTTGGTAGAAGGTGAAACGTGCCCGGTTTGTGGTTCAATTCACCATCCCAAACCTGCTCAGAGATTGGAAAATGAGAGGATGGACAAGGCGAGGATTGAACTTGAGCGGGCTTCAATAGAACTCCGGAATGGGGAAAGGGAAAGTGCGGAAGCTAAGACTGCTCTTGCCGTAGCTAAGGTTCAGATGTCGTCCCAAAAAGAGTTGATGCAAAAACAAACAGATCTTGTTGCGGCCAAAGGACGTGCTGTAGTTGCTTATCGTGAGGAATTGACTGAGGCAGACCGCAATAAGAATCTTCACACTCTAAAGGCCGAGCTTATTGAACAAGAAAATAAGTTAGCTAACCAACGACGGGTCTTGAACTTGTGGAGAACGGATCAAGAAAAATGGAACCGGCAGTTGGAGGATGCCCAGCAAAAGCTAGCTGAAGCAGAAAAAATGCTGCATAAAACGGGTGCCCAAATTGCAACGTTAGAGGGAGTGGGAAAAGAGCTTCGCAATCGTCTAAACCAACTGCTGGATGATAAAAAACAGCGAAAAGATGTTTTAGATAATTTGCGTGGTGAGATTGGGATAAACGATATCGTGATACTGCAAAAGCAATACGCAAACTGGGATGAGTTATTAAGCGCTTTAAATCAGAAATTGACTGGGTTTGAGAAAGAGCTGCGGAAAGAGGACGAGGCTCTGGAGGGATTCGCTCGGGAAAAGACCAACTGTGAACTGGAACTCCAAAATCTAAAAACTGTAGGTACAGAAGCGGCGCGTGATTTAGAAGAACTTCAGAAGAAATGGGATACGTTAACTGAAGGAAAGCCCGCTAATGAACGAATTGAGCAAGTTAAACACGACTTGTCCCTTGTAACAGGGACGGAAGAAGCATTTAAGCAGGCTTATGAGCAGGCTAAAGAGGTATGCAAACAGGCGGAACAAACTCAGGCAGTCAGCTATAAAACCCTGGAGTTAACTCAAGAAGGGTTTAAAATAGCTCAGAGAAAGCTGGACTTGGGTCTTCAGACAGCAAAATTTGCGACTGCGGCAGCGGCCCAAAGTGCCTTATGTGAAGGCTCGGAGCGGTTAAAAATGGAACAGACTATTTCAAGCTATCGACAAAACGTATTGGTCAATAAACAAAAACGGGACGATGTGGAAGAGATACTTAACGGGCGATGTCTTCTTCCCGAGGAATGGCTGGCTTGGCCGGTTCGGCTCAAGAAACTTCAAGAGGCTCATACTGAAGTCAGCGAACAGCGGGGTGCCGGCCAACAAAGGCTGGAAAAACTCAAAGCCGCCCATGAAGAATGGATGCGCTTGGAATGTGAACGAAGCTCCCTTAACCACCACCAAAATTTACTCAAAACCTTACAGACGGTTTTCAAAGGAAGTGCTTTTGTTGAATTCATTGCGCAAGAACAATTAACCAATGTATCTCTCCATGCATCTGAACGTTTGAAACAGTTAACCAACCAACGTTATGCTTTGGAAGTCGATGCTGAGGGTGGATTTATTATGCGTGACGATGCTAACGGTGGAGTACGCCGTCCTGTAAGCAGTCTATCAGGTGGAGAAACCTTCCTAACCGCGTTAGCCCTTGCCTTGGCATTATCTACCCAGATCCAGCTCCGTGGAGAATCGCCTTTGGAGTTTTTTTTCCTCGATGAAGGGTTTGGAACGCTGGATGCGAATCTTCTGGAGAATGTGATGAATACACTTGAGAAACTTCGCCTGCAAAACCTAACGATTGGTATTATCAGTCACGTGCCGGAACTAAAAAATCGCCTTTCTCGCAGATTGATCCTTACTCCCGCTCAGGATGGCGGGAGTGGGAGCAAGGTTAGACTGGAAATGGCTTAG